In Belonocnema kinseyi isolate 2016_QV_RU_SX_M_011 chromosome 4, B_treatae_v1, whole genome shotgun sequence, a single window of DNA contains:
- the LOC117171545 gene encoding putative transporter SVOPL isoform X2, with protein MSGECESAITKTGWGLCNFSVITLCGICMIAEAGASIIILIVSPLLNCDLKFESNSVTEMNATVSLGMAFGGFTFGTLVDMNGRKESIPVAMIVIFCGSIGLAFAHTYFLVNLMIFVLGIGVAGTNLIFRIYMIECLPARKRGSCLAVLDFCWIAGYVIFLGICGAMTPSAIELQGNDFRPISWRVMSGLGAAPILVMACAMSLLPPSPRFLLYKRHPEQAISVLRQMFAINFSRHADKYPVTIRSLEGCIEVDEDEEPNANKSIRKLIHKYLSKSLKRMKKILTPPCLRVTILCILACCFHFPGIIRVNWKYSLSSLHLYYSPRHKERFVHMFLIIFRHKLHDSDNNNIGKLPHWPERHDYGFLKNSSTPGWVLHENPYEAPLPTDTLHCIWHNDRCYNCSDSSSRFDKSSNERMKSRISK; from the exons ATGAGTGGAGAATGTGAATCTGCTATTACGAAAACAG GATGGGGCTTATGCAATTTTTCTGTTATCACTTTGTGTGGTATCTGCATGATAGCAGAAGCTGGAGCTTCTATAATTATCTTAATAGTTTCTCCACTACTGAATTGCGATCTAAAGTTTGAAAGTAACTCTGTGACGGAAATGAATGCAACTGTGTCTCTTG gaATGGCATTTGGTGGATTTACCTTCGGGACTCTGGTCGATATGAATGGTCGTAAAGAATCAATTCCTGTGGCAATGATTGTTATATTTTGTGGTTCGATAGGTCTCGCTTTTGCCCATAcatattttttagtgaatttgATGATATTCGTCCTGGGAATAGG AGTAGCGGGTACCAATTTAATATTCAGAATATACATGATCGAATGCTTGCCAGCTAGGAAAAGAGGATCCTGTCTGGCTGTGCTCGATTTTTGTTGGATCGCGGGATACGTAATTTTCCTAG GAATATGTGGGGCTATGACACCTTCGGCAATAGAGTTACAAGGGAATGATTTTCGGCCAATTTCCTGGCGTGTTATGTCAGGATTAGGAGCAGCTCCCATTTTAGTCATGGCTTGTGCAATGAGTCTTTTACCACCGAGTCCTAGATTTCTTCTTTATAAAAGGCATCCAGAACAGGCAATCTCTGTTCTGCGACAAATGTTTGCTATTAATTTTTCAAGGCATGCTGATAAATATCCGGttacg ATTCGTAGTTTGGAAGGATGTATAGAAGTTGATGAAGATGAAGAGCCAAATGCAAACAAAAGTATCAGAAAACTCATCCACAAATATCTGTCAAAGAGTCTGAAACGAATGAAGAAAATACTCACGCCGCCTTGCTTACGTGTCACTATTTTGTGTATTCTTGCCTGCTGCTTTCATTTTCCAgg tattatcCGGGTTAATTGGAAGTACAGCCTTAGTAGCCTTCACCTTTACTACTCGCCACGTCACAAGGAACGTTTTGTCCATATGTTTCTTATCATCTTTCGCCATAAGCTACACGACAGTGACAATAATAATATTGGAAAACTACCCCACTGGCCTGAG AGGCACGATTATGGGTTTCTCAAGAATTCTTCCACACCTGGTTGGGTACTTCATGAAAATCCTTATGAAGCTCCCCTGCCTACCGACACTTTACATTGCATCTGGCATAATGATAG
- the LOC117171545 gene encoding putative transporter SVOPL isoform X1 — protein MSGECESAITKTGWGLCNFSVITLCGICMIAEAGASIIILIVSPLLNCDLKFESNSVTEMNATVSLGMAFGGFTFGTLVDMNGRKESIPVAMIVIFCGSIGLAFAHTYFLVNLMIFVLGIGVAGTNLIFRIYMIECLPARKRGSCLAVLDFCWIAGYVIFLGICGAMTPSAIELQGNDFRPISWRVMSGLGAAPILVMACAMSLLPPSPRFLLYKRHPEQAISVLRQMFAINFSRHADKYPVTIRSLEGCIEVDEDEEPNANKSIRKLIHKYLSKSLKRMKKILTPPCLRVTILCILACCFHFPGFIWVALWNTHILKETRNNTGSIVWKSNFTCISDSESMALAFLNNNCTQANNAYFLSFLLCSLSFAVGEIILIIAIDIIGRRLFLILSGLIGSTALVAFTFTTRHVTRNVLSICFLSSFAISYTTVTIIILENYPTGLRGTIMGFSRILPHLVGYFMKILMKLPCLPTLYIASGIMIGATIAAIPLPDLTKAPMKE, from the exons ATGAGTGGAGAATGTGAATCTGCTATTACGAAAACAG GATGGGGCTTATGCAATTTTTCTGTTATCACTTTGTGTGGTATCTGCATGATAGCAGAAGCTGGAGCTTCTATAATTATCTTAATAGTTTCTCCACTACTGAATTGCGATCTAAAGTTTGAAAGTAACTCTGTGACGGAAATGAATGCAACTGTGTCTCTTG gaATGGCATTTGGTGGATTTACCTTCGGGACTCTGGTCGATATGAATGGTCGTAAAGAATCAATTCCTGTGGCAATGATTGTTATATTTTGTGGTTCGATAGGTCTCGCTTTTGCCCATAcatattttttagtgaatttgATGATATTCGTCCTGGGAATAGG AGTAGCGGGTACCAATTTAATATTCAGAATATACATGATCGAATGCTTGCCAGCTAGGAAAAGAGGATCCTGTCTGGCTGTGCTCGATTTTTGTTGGATCGCGGGATACGTAATTTTCCTAG GAATATGTGGGGCTATGACACCTTCGGCAATAGAGTTACAAGGGAATGATTTTCGGCCAATTTCCTGGCGTGTTATGTCAGGATTAGGAGCAGCTCCCATTTTAGTCATGGCTTGTGCAATGAGTCTTTTACCACCGAGTCCTAGATTTCTTCTTTATAAAAGGCATCCAGAACAGGCAATCTCTGTTCTGCGACAAATGTTTGCTATTAATTTTTCAAGGCATGCTGATAAATATCCGGttacg ATTCGTAGTTTGGAAGGATGTATAGAAGTTGATGAAGATGAAGAGCCAAATGCAAACAAAAGTATCAGAAAACTCATCCACAAATATCTGTCAAAGAGTCTGAAACGAATGAAGAAAATACTCACGCCGCCTTGCTTACGTGTCACTATTTTGTGTATTCTTGCCTGCTGCTTTCATTTTCCAgg ATTTATTTGGGTGGCTTTGTGGAATACGcacattttaaaagaaactagAAATAATACGGGATCTATAGTTTGGAAGAGCAACTTCACGTGCATTTCAGACTCTGAATCCATGGCCTTGGCTTTTCTCAATAACAATTGTACCCAAGCGAACAATGCttactttctttcttttttattgtgtTCCTTGAGCTTTGCTGTGGGCGAAATAATTCTGATCATTGCTATCGATATAATTGGTAGAAGATTATTTCTAA tattatcCGGGTTAATTGGAAGTACAGCCTTAGTAGCCTTCACCTTTACTACTCGCCACGTCACAAGGAACGTTTTGTCCATATGTTTCTTATCATCTTTCGCCATAAGCTACACGACAGTGACAATAATAATATTGGAAAACTACCCCACTGGCCTGAG AGGCACGATTATGGGTTTCTCAAGAATTCTTCCACACCTGGTTGGGTACTTCATGAAAATCCTTATGAAGCTCCCCTGCCTACCGACACTTTACATTGCATCTGGCATAATGATAG